A part of Carettochelys insculpta isolate YL-2023 chromosome 1, ASM3395843v1, whole genome shotgun sequence genomic DNA contains:
- the MAEL gene encoding protein maelstrom homolog isoform X1, translating to MPNRKGARNAYYFFVREKLPELQRRGLPVARVPDAMPLCSRDWAFLTEEEKEKYAEMARKWKAEKSTQTSVKPPPSPISPVPASLPLQMQRSASHPDATTLPWKNDQAVLGNIFYFLNIYSHGELPSACEQRFLPCEIGCVRYSLQDGITADLHCFVDPGEVPRGFRFHCQAASDATHKIPISGSELSKAGYPVVLCELYSFVQPNGGRRPPVYCKSDDLYRVNWCLKWMVKESGTESLLKLLTVEDLVVELYKRKLQKEPSKTWVRNLLDVFMWDYSSNTRCKWHEENDIMFCALASCKKTAYCISNTLASVYGVSLTSAHLPLQDYDSSNNINPKMVVLDAGRFQKQRLENPSHNQYFSSPIQTEGASSSAGEHPSGVRSPCRTSTMRGRGITRLLESVSRLSNSSSN from the exons ATGCCGAACCGTAAGGGCGCGCGCAACGCCTACTACTTCTTCGTGCGCGAGAAGCTGCCTGAGCTGCAGCGGCGCGGCCTGCCCGTGGCCCGGGTGCCCGACGCCATGCCGCTCTGCTCGCGGGACTGGGCG tttctgactgaggaggaaaaggagaaatATGCAGAGATGGCTCGTAAATGGAAGGCAGAGAAATCCACCCAGACATCAGTGAAACCG CCTCCCAGTCCGATTTCTCCAGTTCCTGCATCACTACCCTTGCAGATGCAGAGAAGTGCTTCTCATCCAGATGCCACGACTCTTCCCTGGAAAAATGATCAGG CTGTGCTTGGGAACATCTTCTACTTCCTGAACATTTACAGTCATGGAGAGTTGCCCTCTGCCTGTGAACAGCGCTTCCTCCCTTGTGAGATTGGCTGCGTTCGGTACTCCTTACAGGATGGCATAACAGCAGACTTGCACTGCTTTGTAGATCCTG GAGAGGTGCCACGTGGCTTTCGGTTTCATTGTCAAGCAGCAA GTGATGCCACTCACAAGATCCCCATCTCTGGTTCTGAGCTTTCGAAAGCTGGTTACCCTGTTGTGTTATGTGAACTTTACTCATTTGTTCAGCCAAACGGCGGCAGACGGCCACCCGTGTACTGCAAG TCTGATGACTTGTACAGAGTCAACTGGTGCCTGAAATGGATGGTGAAGGAATCAG GTACTGAGAGCCTGCTGAAACTTCTCACTGTGGAAGACTTGGTAGTGGAACTGTACAAGCGTAAACTTCAAAAAGAACCTTCCAAGACCTGGGTGCGCAATCTGCTGGATGTCTTCATGTGGGATTACTCCAGTAACACAAG GTGCAAATGGCATGAAGAGAATGACATCATGTTCTGTGCCCTAGCATCCTGCAAGAAAACTGC TTATTGCATCAGTAACACTCTGGCAAGTGTGTATGGAGTCTCGCTCACATCAGCTCACCTACCTCTTCAGGACTACGACTCCAGCAACAACATAAATCCCAAGATGGTGGTACTGGATGCTGGACGTTTCCAG AAGCAGAGGCTTGAGAATCCCAGTCATAATCAGTACTTCAGTTCTCCAATTCAGACAGAGGGAGCTTCCTCTTCTGCTG GCGAACATCCATCTGGGGTGAGATCACCATGTCGAACAAGTACCATGCGAGGAAGAGGAATCACTCGTTTGCTGGAGAGCGTCTCCAGACTTTCCAACTCCTCCAGCAACTGA
- the MAEL gene encoding protein maelstrom homolog isoform X2 yields the protein MARKWKAEKSTQTSVKPPPSPISPVPASLPLQMQRSASHPDATTLPWKNDQAVLGNIFYFLNIYSHGELPSACEQRFLPCEIGCVRYSLQDGITADLHCFVDPGEVPRGFRFHCQAASDATHKIPISGSELSKAGYPVVLCELYSFVQPNGGRRPPVYCKSDDLYRVNWCLKWMVKESGTESLLKLLTVEDLVVELYKRKLQKEPSKTWVRNLLDVFMWDYSSNTRCKWHEENDIMFCALASCKKTAYCISNTLASVYGVSLTSAHLPLQDYDSSNNINPKMVVLDAGRFQKQRLENPSHNQYFSSPIQTEGASSSAGEHPSGVRSPCRTSTMRGRGITRLLESVSRLSNSSSN from the exons ATGGCTCGTAAATGGAAGGCAGAGAAATCCACCCAGACATCAGTGAAACCG CCTCCCAGTCCGATTTCTCCAGTTCCTGCATCACTACCCTTGCAGATGCAGAGAAGTGCTTCTCATCCAGATGCCACGACTCTTCCCTGGAAAAATGATCAGG CTGTGCTTGGGAACATCTTCTACTTCCTGAACATTTACAGTCATGGAGAGTTGCCCTCTGCCTGTGAACAGCGCTTCCTCCCTTGTGAGATTGGCTGCGTTCGGTACTCCTTACAGGATGGCATAACAGCAGACTTGCACTGCTTTGTAGATCCTG GAGAGGTGCCACGTGGCTTTCGGTTTCATTGTCAAGCAGCAA GTGATGCCACTCACAAGATCCCCATCTCTGGTTCTGAGCTTTCGAAAGCTGGTTACCCTGTTGTGTTATGTGAACTTTACTCATTTGTTCAGCCAAACGGCGGCAGACGGCCACCCGTGTACTGCAAG TCTGATGACTTGTACAGAGTCAACTGGTGCCTGAAATGGATGGTGAAGGAATCAG GTACTGAGAGCCTGCTGAAACTTCTCACTGTGGAAGACTTGGTAGTGGAACTGTACAAGCGTAAACTTCAAAAAGAACCTTCCAAGACCTGGGTGCGCAATCTGCTGGATGTCTTCATGTGGGATTACTCCAGTAACACAAG GTGCAAATGGCATGAAGAGAATGACATCATGTTCTGTGCCCTAGCATCCTGCAAGAAAACTGC TTATTGCATCAGTAACACTCTGGCAAGTGTGTATGGAGTCTCGCTCACATCAGCTCACCTACCTCTTCAGGACTACGACTCCAGCAACAACATAAATCCCAAGATGGTGGTACTGGATGCTGGACGTTTCCAG AAGCAGAGGCTTGAGAATCCCAGTCATAATCAGTACTTCAGTTCTCCAATTCAGACAGAGGGAGCTTCCTCTTCTGCTG GCGAACATCCATCTGGGGTGAGATCACCATGTCGAACAAGTACCATGCGAGGAAGAGGAATCACTCGTTTGCTGGAGAGCGTCTCCAGACTTTCCAACTCCTCCAGCAACTGA